The following are encoded in a window of Balaenoptera ricei isolate mBalRic1 chromosome 1, mBalRic1.hap2, whole genome shotgun sequence genomic DNA:
- the LOC132361167 gene encoding NIPA-like protein 3 isoform X1, with product MDGAHRAALQLQQLPPASSADPVSEASFSYKENLIGALLAIFGHLVVSIALNLQKYCHIRLAGSKDPRAYFKTKTWWLGLFLMLLGELGVFASYAFAPLSLIVPLSAVSVIASAIIGIIFIKEKWKPKDFLRRYILSFVGCGLAIVGTYLLVTFAPNSHEKMTGENIIRHLVSWPFLLYMLVEIILFCLLLYFYKERNANNIVVILLLVALLGSMTVVTVKAVAGMLVLSIQGNLQLDYPIFYVMFVCMVATAIYQAAFLGQASQMYDSSLIASVGYILSTTVAITAGAIFYLDFLGEDVLHVCMFALGCLIAFLGVFLITRNRRKAIPFEPYISMDSMPGMQNMHDKGMTVQPDLKASFSYGALENNDNISEIYAPATLPIMQEEHGSRSASGVPYRVLEHTKKE from the exons GAAAACTTGATCGGCGCCCTCTTGGCGATTTTCGGACACCTTGTGGTCAGCATTGCGCTTAACCTCCAG AAGTACTGTCACATCCGCCTCGCGGGCTCCAAGGACCCTCGGGCCTATTTCAAGACCAAGACATGGTGGCTGGGCCTGTTCCTGATGCTGCTGGGCGAGCTGGGCGTGTTTGCCTCCTACGCCTTCGCCCCGCTCTCGCTGATTGTGCCCCTCAGCGCCGTCTCCGTGATAG ccagCGCCATCATAGGAATCATATTCatcaaagaaaaatggaaacctAAAGACTTTCTGA GGCGCTACATCTTATCCTTCGTTGGCTGCGGTCTGGCCATCGTGGGCACCTACTTGCTGGTGACATTCGCACCCAACAGTCACGAGAAGATGACAGGCGAGAACATCATCAGACATCTTGTGAGCTGGCCTTTTCTCCTGTACATG CTCGTGGAGATCATTCTCTTCTGCTTGCTGCTGTACTTCTACAAGGAGAGGAACGCCAACAACATTGTTGTGATTCTCCTCTTGGTGGCGTTACTTG GCTCGATGACCGTGGTGACAGTGAAGGCTGTGGCCGGGATGCTCGTCTTGTCCATACAGGGGAACCTGCAGCTCGACTACCCCATCTTCTACGTCATGTTCGTGTGCATGGTGGCAACTGCTATCTATCAAGCCGC GTTTTTAGGTCAAGCCTCACAGATGTACGACTCCTCTCTGATTGCCAGTGTGGGCTACATTCTCTCCACTACCGTGGCTATCACAGCAG GCGCCATCTTCTACCTGGACTTCCTCGGGGAGGACGTGCTACACGTCTGCATGTTTGCACTGGG GTGCCTCATCGCATTCTTGGGCGTCTTCTTAATCACACGTAACAGGAGGAAGGCCATTCCCTTTGAGCCCTACATTTCCATGGATAGCATGCCAG GTATGCAGAACATGCATGACAAAGGGATGACCGTCCAGCCTGACCTCAAAGCTTCTTTTTCCTACGGGGCCCTGGAAAACAATGACAACATTTCTGAGATCTACGCTCCCGCCACACTGCCCATCATGCAGGAAGAACATGGCTCTAGAAGCGCCTCTGGGGTTCCCTATCGCGTCCTGGAACACACCAAGAAGGAGTGA
- the LOC132361167 gene encoding NIPA-like protein 3 isoform X3 translates to MDGAHRAALQLQQLPPASSADPVSEASFSYKENLIGALLAIFGHLVVSIALNLQKYCHIRLAGSKDPRAYFKTKTWWLGLFLMLLGELGVFASYAFAPLSLIVPLSAVSVIASAIIGIIFIKEKWKPKDFLRRYILSFVGCGLAIVGTYLLVTFAPNSHEKMTGENIIRHLVSWPFLLYMLVEIILFCLLLYFYKERNANNIVVILLLVALLGSMTVVTVKAVAGMLVLSIQGNLQLDYPIFYVMFVCMVATAIYQAAFLGQASQMYDSSLIASVGYILSTTVAITAGMQNMHDKGMTVQPDLKASFSYGALENNDNISEIYAPATLPIMQEEHGSRSASGVPYRVLEHTKKE, encoded by the exons GAAAACTTGATCGGCGCCCTCTTGGCGATTTTCGGACACCTTGTGGTCAGCATTGCGCTTAACCTCCAG AAGTACTGTCACATCCGCCTCGCGGGCTCCAAGGACCCTCGGGCCTATTTCAAGACCAAGACATGGTGGCTGGGCCTGTTCCTGATGCTGCTGGGCGAGCTGGGCGTGTTTGCCTCCTACGCCTTCGCCCCGCTCTCGCTGATTGTGCCCCTCAGCGCCGTCTCCGTGATAG ccagCGCCATCATAGGAATCATATTCatcaaagaaaaatggaaacctAAAGACTTTCTGA GGCGCTACATCTTATCCTTCGTTGGCTGCGGTCTGGCCATCGTGGGCACCTACTTGCTGGTGACATTCGCACCCAACAGTCACGAGAAGATGACAGGCGAGAACATCATCAGACATCTTGTGAGCTGGCCTTTTCTCCTGTACATG CTCGTGGAGATCATTCTCTTCTGCTTGCTGCTGTACTTCTACAAGGAGAGGAACGCCAACAACATTGTTGTGATTCTCCTCTTGGTGGCGTTACTTG GCTCGATGACCGTGGTGACAGTGAAGGCTGTGGCCGGGATGCTCGTCTTGTCCATACAGGGGAACCTGCAGCTCGACTACCCCATCTTCTACGTCATGTTCGTGTGCATGGTGGCAACTGCTATCTATCAAGCCGC GTTTTTAGGTCAAGCCTCACAGATGTACGACTCCTCTCTGATTGCCAGTGTGGGCTACATTCTCTCCACTACCGTGGCTATCACAGCAG GTATGCAGAACATGCATGACAAAGGGATGACCGTCCAGCCTGACCTCAAAGCTTCTTTTTCCTACGGGGCCCTGGAAAACAATGACAACATTTCTGAGATCTACGCTCCCGCCACACTGCCCATCATGCAGGAAGAACATGGCTCTAGAAGCGCCTCTGGGGTTCCCTATCGCGTCCTGGAACACACCAAGAAGGAGTGA
- the LOC132361167 gene encoding NIPA-like protein 3 isoform X2, giving the protein MDGAHRAALQLQQLPPASSADPENLIGALLAIFGHLVVSIALNLQKYCHIRLAGSKDPRAYFKTKTWWLGLFLMLLGELGVFASYAFAPLSLIVPLSAVSVIASAIIGIIFIKEKWKPKDFLRRYILSFVGCGLAIVGTYLLVTFAPNSHEKMTGENIIRHLVSWPFLLYMLVEIILFCLLLYFYKERNANNIVVILLLVALLGSMTVVTVKAVAGMLVLSIQGNLQLDYPIFYVMFVCMVATAIYQAAFLGQASQMYDSSLIASVGYILSTTVAITAGAIFYLDFLGEDVLHVCMFALGCLIAFLGVFLITRNRRKAIPFEPYISMDSMPGMQNMHDKGMTVQPDLKASFSYGALENNDNISEIYAPATLPIMQEEHGSRSASGVPYRVLEHTKKE; this is encoded by the exons GAAAACTTGATCGGCGCCCTCTTGGCGATTTTCGGACACCTTGTGGTCAGCATTGCGCTTAACCTCCAG AAGTACTGTCACATCCGCCTCGCGGGCTCCAAGGACCCTCGGGCCTATTTCAAGACCAAGACATGGTGGCTGGGCCTGTTCCTGATGCTGCTGGGCGAGCTGGGCGTGTTTGCCTCCTACGCCTTCGCCCCGCTCTCGCTGATTGTGCCCCTCAGCGCCGTCTCCGTGATAG ccagCGCCATCATAGGAATCATATTCatcaaagaaaaatggaaacctAAAGACTTTCTGA GGCGCTACATCTTATCCTTCGTTGGCTGCGGTCTGGCCATCGTGGGCACCTACTTGCTGGTGACATTCGCACCCAACAGTCACGAGAAGATGACAGGCGAGAACATCATCAGACATCTTGTGAGCTGGCCTTTTCTCCTGTACATG CTCGTGGAGATCATTCTCTTCTGCTTGCTGCTGTACTTCTACAAGGAGAGGAACGCCAACAACATTGTTGTGATTCTCCTCTTGGTGGCGTTACTTG GCTCGATGACCGTGGTGACAGTGAAGGCTGTGGCCGGGATGCTCGTCTTGTCCATACAGGGGAACCTGCAGCTCGACTACCCCATCTTCTACGTCATGTTCGTGTGCATGGTGGCAACTGCTATCTATCAAGCCGC GTTTTTAGGTCAAGCCTCACAGATGTACGACTCCTCTCTGATTGCCAGTGTGGGCTACATTCTCTCCACTACCGTGGCTATCACAGCAG GCGCCATCTTCTACCTGGACTTCCTCGGGGAGGACGTGCTACACGTCTGCATGTTTGCACTGGG GTGCCTCATCGCATTCTTGGGCGTCTTCTTAATCACACGTAACAGGAGGAAGGCCATTCCCTTTGAGCCCTACATTTCCATGGATAGCATGCCAG GTATGCAGAACATGCATGACAAAGGGATGACCGTCCAGCCTGACCTCAAAGCTTCTTTTTCCTACGGGGCCCTGGAAAACAATGACAACATTTCTGAGATCTACGCTCCCGCCACACTGCCCATCATGCAGGAAGAACATGGCTCTAGAAGCGCCTCTGGGGTTCCCTATCGCGTCCTGGAACACACCAAGAAGGAGTGA